A region from the Alnus glutinosa chromosome 5, dhAlnGlut1.1, whole genome shotgun sequence genome encodes:
- the LOC133868951 gene encoding uncharacterized protein LOC133868951 yields the protein MEKELTKRWGKFSLNEAENTGVSLEVAEIEPMVHRGKVCLVGKIMAERIVPKEYFKAPLIKIWKPIGSINFQVIGGNMFVAEFDEAGDKIRVMEGQPWISDGNLISLMEFDGLTSPKAMAFEHAPLWGQKIGASVGEVEEVDVHDNDPGWGEYLRVKIRLDLSKPLARGRMLYVQNRSIWIAFKYEKLPKYCHLCGVVLHGQKRCNRSGSGRSPIPDDDNLLDPGCGLLF from the exons ATGGAGAAGGAGCTAACGAAAAGATGGGGAAAGTTTTCTCTCAACGAGGCGGAGAATACTGGTGTTTCACTTGAGGTGGCTGAAATCGAACCTATGGTTCATCGTGGGAAAGTATGTTTGGTGGGGAAGATAATGGCAGAACGTATAGTTCCAAAGGAGTATTTTAAGGCTCCTTTGATCAAAATCTGGAAACCCATTGGCTCGATCAATTTCCAGGTTATCGGTGGTAATATGTTTGTTGCAGAGTTTGATGAAGCTGGTGATAAGATCCGTGTTATGGAGGGTCAGCCGTGGATTTCTGACGGAAACCTAATTTCTTTGATGGAGTTTGACGGTCTAACTTCTCCGAAGGCAATGGCGTTTGAACATGCACCACTTTGG GGACAGAAAATAGGTGCTTCTGTTGGAGAGGTGGAGGAAGTTGATGTGCATGACAATGATCCGGGGTGGGGAGAATATCTCCGGGTTAAGATCAGGCTGGATTTATCAAAACCGTTGGCTAGAGGTAGAATGTTGTACGTCCAGAACCGATCGATTTGGATAGCTTTCAAATATGAAAAGCTACCCAAATACTGCCATCTGTGTGGGGTGGTTCTCCATGGCCAGAAGCGGTGCAATCGTTCAGGAAGTGGACGAAGTCCAATACCTGATGATGACAACCTTTTGGACCCTGGTTGCGGGTTACTTTTCTGA
- the LOC133869704 gene encoding probable pre-mRNA-splicing factor ATP-dependent RNA helicase DEAH9, with product MIRALEILYSLGVLDDDAKLTSPAGFQVAEIPLEPMVSKMILSSSKLGCSEEIITIAAILSVQSIWVSGRGVKKDMDEAKLRFAASEKRLLKLENNSEE from the exons ATGATTCGAGCACTTGAAATACTTTATTCACTTGGAGTCTTGGATGATGATGCCAAACTTACTTCACCAGCTGGATTTCAAGTAGCAGAGATTCCATTA GAACCAATGGTCTCGAAAATGATCCTTTCTTCGAGCAAACTTGGATGTTCAGAGGAGATTATTACTATTGCTGCTATTCTCTCAGTCcaa TCCATTTGGGTGTCTGGGAGGGGAGTAAAAAAGGATATGGATGAAGCCAAGTTGAGATTTGCTGCTTCTGAG AAAAGGTTATTGAAACTAGAGAACAACTCAGAAGAATAG